The region AGGTGCGATGCCGGGCCACCCTGGCGGATGACTTCCACGTCACTCGCCTTGACGGTGGCCGCGTCCGCACCGGCGCCATATTGCACCTGGACATAGTTGGCCAGCGAGGCGATCTCGTCATTGGACAGGCTGTTCAGCGCGTTGGCCTGCTTGCCGAACGGCGGCATAAAGACGTGGCCCTCCTGCGTCTTGCGATCCACCCCCAGCAAAATGGTCGCCAGCAGATTGCTGGTGTTCACCGTGGCCGAGTTGTGGAACAGGCTCGGGTAGTAACTATCCTTCGTGCCTTGCGCGCTGGCGCCGTGGCAGGACGCGCAGTTGGCCGAAAACAGCTGGGCGCCTTGCAGCTGGCCCTGCATGGCGGTCTTGTAGCCGACGCCGCGCAGCTGGTCCAGCGCATGGCCGGGCTGACCCTGGCCGAAACGCGCGGCTTTTTCGCCACTGTCGACCGGCGGCACGCTCTTGATATAGGTGGCGATCGCCTGCAGGTCGCCGTCCGTCATCTTGCTGAAGCTGAAACTGATCGCTTCGGCCATGCTGCCCGCCGCCTGCGCCTTGCCGGCGATGCGGCCGGTGCGCAGGTATTGCACCAGTTCCGCTTCGGTCCAGCCGCCGATGCCGGCCGTGGCATGCGAGGTGATATTTGGCGCATACCAGCTGCCCACCTGCGCGCCGCCGAGGAATTCGCCGGCTTTCTCCTGCATCAG is a window of Janthinobacterium sp. J1-1 DNA encoding:
- a CDS encoding cytochrome c, whose product is MTTLKKLCFLAATSLLALQASAAAFSPALIEQGRYLATASDCIACHSVHNGTPMAGGLRMASPVGEIVSTNITPSKQFGIGNYTEQQFADALRKGIRADGAPLYPAMPYTAYAITSDADVHALYAYFMQGVAPVDKPTAATTLPFPMNIRSSMHVWNAMFLNDKPLTPEPARSEQWQRGRYLAEGAAHCSTCHTPRGVLMQEKAGEFLGGAQVGSWYAPNITSHATAGIGGWTEAELVQYLRTGRIAGKAQAAGSMAEAISFSFSKMTDGDLQAIATYIKSVPPVDSGEKAARFGQGQPGHALDQLRGVGYKTAMQGQLQGAQLFSANCASCHGASAQGTKDSYYPSLFHNSATVNTSNLLATILLGVDRKTQEGHVFMPPFGKQANALNSLSNDEIASLANYVQVQYGAGADAATVKASDVEVIRQGGPASHLLLLARLGMAAGLLAVIAIVVLIVRRRRRKVSA